In Uranotaenia lowii strain MFRU-FL chromosome 2, ASM2978415v1, whole genome shotgun sequence, one genomic interval encodes:
- the LOC129747871 gene encoding uncharacterized protein LOC129747871 has product MVCHRTKDMKRTVQDFWRRWARDYTSQLHQRSKWKQPSSNVQVGQLVLLQQDNLPVLQWPLGRVEKIFPGNDGRVRAVLVRTAQGQYKRGVTEISILPIDPDEDEGKVTTDEGLSEETQLNVAVQRRPEC; this is encoded by the exons ATGGTTTGTCATCGAACAAAG GACATGAAACGAACTGTTCAAGATTTCTGGCGCAGGTGGGCCAGAGACTACACGAGTCAGCTACACCAACGCAGCAAGTGGAAGCAGCCAAGTTCTAATGTCCAAGTTGGTCAATTAGTGCTTCTTCAACAAGACAACCTTCCCGTTCTGCAGTGGCCTCTCGGgcgtgtcgaaaaaatatttcctggtAACGATGGTCGAGTACGAGCGGTGCTGGTCCGCACAGCTCAAGGGCAGTACAAACGTGGGGTCACCGAAATCTCCATTCTTCCAATCGACCCAGACGAAGACGAAGGAAAGGTGACAACTGACGAAGGTTTATCGGAAGAAACACAGTTGAACGTGGCAGTTCAACGCCGGCCGGAAtgttaa